A genomic window from Arvicola amphibius chromosome 5, mArvAmp1.2, whole genome shotgun sequence includes:
- the LOC119815109 gene encoding creatine kinase U-type, mitochondrial isoform X2 codes for MAGPFSRLLSARPGLRLLALAGAGSLAAGILLRPESVRAASERRLYPPSAEYPDLRKHNNCMASHLTPAVYARLCDKTTPTGWTLDQCIQTGVDNPGHPFIKTVGMVAGDEESYEVFAELFDPVIQERHNGYDPRTMKHTTDLDASKIRSGYFDERYVLSSRVRTGRSIRGLSLPPACTRAERREVERVVVDALSGLKGDLAGRYYRLSEMTEAEQQQLIDDHFLFDKPVSPLLTAAGMARDWPDARGIWHNNEKSFLIWVNEEDHTRVISMEKGGNMKRVFERFCRGLKEVERLIQERGWEFMWNERLGYILTCPSNLGTGLRAGVHIKLPLLSKDSRFPKILENLRLQKRGTGGVDTAATGSVFDISNLDRLGKSEVELVQLVIDGVNYLIDCERRLERGQDIRIPAPLVHGKH; via the exons ATGGCTGGTCCCTTCTCCCGTCTGCTGTCTGCCCGCCCCGGACTTAGACTCCTGGCTTTGGCTGGAGCTGGGTCTCTCGCCGCTGGAATTCTGCTCCGCCCGGAATCTGTACGAGCCGCCAGTGAACGGAGACTCTATCCCCCAAG CGCTGAGTACCCAGACCTCCGAAAGCACAACAACTGCATGGCCAGTCACCTGACCCCAGCAGTCTATGCACGGCTCTGcgacaagaccacacccactggTTGGACTCTAGATCAGTGCATCCAGACTGGCGTGGACAACCCTGGCCACCCCTTCATCAAGACTgtgggcatggtggctggagATGAGGAGTCCTATGAG GTATTTGCTGAACTGTTTGACCCTGTGATCCAGGAGCGGCACAACGGATATGACCCCCGAACAATGAAGCACACCACTGACCTTGATGCCAGTAAA ATCCGTTCCGGCTACTTTGACGAGAGGTACGTATTGTCCTCAAGAGTCAGAACTGGCCGAAGCATCAGGGGACTCAGTCTGCCTCCAGCCTGCACGCGGGCAGAGCGACGAGAGGTAGAACGTGTGGTGGTGGATGCACTGAGCGGCCTGAAGGGTGACCTGGCTGGACGATACTATCGGCTCAGTGAGATGACAGAGGCTGAGCAGCAACAGCTTATTGAT GACCATTTTCTGTTTGATAAGCCTGTGTCCCCATTGTTGACTGCAGCAGGAATGGCTCGAGACTGGCCAGATGCCCGGGGAATCTG GCACAACAATGAGAAGAGTTTCCTGATCTGGGTGAACGAGGAGGACCACACACGGGTCATCTCTATGGAGAAAGGAGGCAACATGAAGAGAGTCTTTGAAAGATTCTGCCGGGGCCTCAAAGAG GTGGAGAGGCTGATCCAGGAACGAGGCTGGGAGTTCATGTGGAATGAACGCTTGGGATACATCCTGACCTGTCCATCTAACCTGGGCACTGGACTTCGGGCAGGAGTGCACATCAAACTGCCCCTGCTAAGCAAA GATAGCCGTTTCCCAAAGATCTTGGAGAACTTAAGACTCCAAAAGCGCGGAACAGGAGGAGTGGACACCGCTGCCACAGGCAGTGTCTTCGATATCTCTAATCTGGACCGACTTGGCAAGTCAGAG GTGGAGCTTGTGCAGCTCGTCATCGACGGAGTGAACTATCTGATTGACTGTGAACGGCGTCTGGAGAGAGGACAGGATATTCGGATCCCCGCGCCTCTTGTCCATGGCAAACATTGA
- the LOC119815109 gene encoding creatine kinase U-type, mitochondrial isoform X1, with protein MAGPFSRLLSARPGLRLLALAGAGSLAAGILLRPESVRAASERRLYPPSQTGLTGQLPADTSRSSLLCPPSMVTGYPLPSAEYPDLRKHNNCMASHLTPAVYARLCDKTTPTGWTLDQCIQTGVDNPGHPFIKTVGMVAGDEESYEVFAELFDPVIQERHNGYDPRTMKHTTDLDASKIRSGYFDERYVLSSRVRTGRSIRGLSLPPACTRAERREVERVVVDALSGLKGDLAGRYYRLSEMTEAEQQQLIDDHFLFDKPVSPLLTAAGMARDWPDARGIWHNNEKSFLIWVNEEDHTRVISMEKGGNMKRVFERFCRGLKEVERLIQERGWEFMWNERLGYILTCPSNLGTGLRAGVHIKLPLLSKDSRFPKILENLRLQKRGTGGVDTAATGSVFDISNLDRLGKSEVELVQLVIDGVNYLIDCERRLERGQDIRIPAPLVHGKH; from the exons ATGGCTGGTCCCTTCTCCCGTCTGCTGTCTGCCCGCCCCGGACTTAGACTCCTGGCTTTGGCTGGAGCTGGGTCTCTCGCCGCTGGAATTCTGCTCCGCCCGGAATCTGTACGAGCCGCCAGTGAACGGAGACTCTATCCCCCAAG CCAGACAGGGCTCACTGGACAGCTCCCAGCTGACACCAGTAGGTCTAGTCTCCTGTGCCCTCCCTCCATGGTTACTGGGTACCCCCTTCCCAGCGCTGAGTACCCAGACCTCCGAAAGCACAACAACTGCATGGCCAGTCACCTGACCCCAGCAGTCTATGCACGGCTCTGcgacaagaccacacccactggTTGGACTCTAGATCAGTGCATCCAGACTGGCGTGGACAACCCTGGCCACCCCTTCATCAAGACTgtgggcatggtggctggagATGAGGAGTCCTATGAG GTATTTGCTGAACTGTTTGACCCTGTGATCCAGGAGCGGCACAACGGATATGACCCCCGAACAATGAAGCACACCACTGACCTTGATGCCAGTAAA ATCCGTTCCGGCTACTTTGACGAGAGGTACGTATTGTCCTCAAGAGTCAGAACTGGCCGAAGCATCAGGGGACTCAGTCTGCCTCCAGCCTGCACGCGGGCAGAGCGACGAGAGGTAGAACGTGTGGTGGTGGATGCACTGAGCGGCCTGAAGGGTGACCTGGCTGGACGATACTATCGGCTCAGTGAGATGACAGAGGCTGAGCAGCAACAGCTTATTGAT GACCATTTTCTGTTTGATAAGCCTGTGTCCCCATTGTTGACTGCAGCAGGAATGGCTCGAGACTGGCCAGATGCCCGGGGAATCTG GCACAACAATGAGAAGAGTTTCCTGATCTGGGTGAACGAGGAGGACCACACACGGGTCATCTCTATGGAGAAAGGAGGCAACATGAAGAGAGTCTTTGAAAGATTCTGCCGGGGCCTCAAAGAG GTGGAGAGGCTGATCCAGGAACGAGGCTGGGAGTTCATGTGGAATGAACGCTTGGGATACATCCTGACCTGTCCATCTAACCTGGGCACTGGACTTCGGGCAGGAGTGCACATCAAACTGCCCCTGCTAAGCAAA GATAGCCGTTTCCCAAAGATCTTGGAGAACTTAAGACTCCAAAAGCGCGGAACAGGAGGAGTGGACACCGCTGCCACAGGCAGTGTCTTCGATATCTCTAATCTGGACCGACTTGGCAAGTCAGAG GTGGAGCTTGTGCAGCTCGTCATCGACGGAGTGAACTATCTGATTGACTGTGAACGGCGTCTGGAGAGAGGACAGGATATTCGGATCCCCGCGCCTCTTGTCCATGGCAAACATTGA
- the LOC119815109 gene encoding creatine kinase U-type, mitochondrial isoform X3 — MPVKVRTGRSIRGLSLPPACTRAERREVERVVVDALSGLKGDLAGRYYRLSEMTEAEQQQLIDDHFLFDKPVSPLLTAAGMARDWPDARGIWHNNEKSFLIWVNEEDHTRVISMEKGGNMKRVFERFCRGLKEVERLIQERGWEFMWNERLGYILTCPSNLGTGLRAGVHIKLPLLSKDSRFPKILENLRLQKRGTGGVDTAATGSVFDISNLDRLGKSEVELVQLVIDGVNYLIDCERRLERGQDIRIPAPLVHGKH; from the exons ATGCCAGTAAA AGTCAGAACTGGCCGAAGCATCAGGGGACTCAGTCTGCCTCCAGCCTGCACGCGGGCAGAGCGACGAGAGGTAGAACGTGTGGTGGTGGATGCACTGAGCGGCCTGAAGGGTGACCTGGCTGGACGATACTATCGGCTCAGTGAGATGACAGAGGCTGAGCAGCAACAGCTTATTGAT GACCATTTTCTGTTTGATAAGCCTGTGTCCCCATTGTTGACTGCAGCAGGAATGGCTCGAGACTGGCCAGATGCCCGGGGAATCTG GCACAACAATGAGAAGAGTTTCCTGATCTGGGTGAACGAGGAGGACCACACACGGGTCATCTCTATGGAGAAAGGAGGCAACATGAAGAGAGTCTTTGAAAGATTCTGCCGGGGCCTCAAAGAG GTGGAGAGGCTGATCCAGGAACGAGGCTGGGAGTTCATGTGGAATGAACGCTTGGGATACATCCTGACCTGTCCATCTAACCTGGGCACTGGACTTCGGGCAGGAGTGCACATCAAACTGCCCCTGCTAAGCAAA GATAGCCGTTTCCCAAAGATCTTGGAGAACTTAAGACTCCAAAAGCGCGGAACAGGAGGAGTGGACACCGCTGCCACAGGCAGTGTCTTCGATATCTCTAATCTGGACCGACTTGGCAAGTCAGAG GTGGAGCTTGTGCAGCTCGTCATCGACGGAGTGAACTATCTGATTGACTGTGAACGGCGTCTGGAGAGAGGACAGGATATTCGGATCCCCGCGCCTCTTGTCCATGGCAAACATTGA